A genomic segment from bacterium encodes:
- a CDS encoding acyltransferase encodes MKIAAVQMNCRFSEPERNRRRALLLLERTRADLYVLPELFNSGYWFRGREEAQAAAEPVPEGETCRVLIAAAQRLRCHLVAGLAEKAGNRLFNTSVLIGPGGFIACYRKIHLFDEEKKWFDPGDKPFAVHDIGSAKLGLMICFDWIFPESMRSLALQGGQIICHSANLVMPYCQAAMVTRCLENGVFAITANRVGHDRRGDRSLHFTGRSQITDPRGRVIARASKLMEEVLVRDIDPGLADDKWLNPANHLLNDRRPALYKC; translated from the coding sequence ATGAAAATTGCTGCGGTTCAGATGAACTGCCGATTCAGCGAACCTGAGCGGAACCGGCGTAGGGCATTACTGTTGTTGGAGAGAACCAGGGCGGATCTCTATGTGCTGCCCGAACTTTTCAACAGCGGCTATTGGTTCAGGGGCAGGGAGGAAGCGCAGGCGGCCGCCGAACCGGTTCCAGAGGGCGAAACTTGCCGCGTTCTGATCGCTGCGGCCCAGCGGCTGCGGTGTCACCTGGTCGCTGGGCTGGCGGAAAAAGCCGGGAACCGTCTTTTCAACACTTCGGTTTTGATCGGGCCCGGCGGTTTTATCGCCTGTTATCGGAAAATCCATCTATTCGATGAAGAAAAAAAATGGTTTGATCCCGGCGACAAGCCCTTTGCCGTTCACGACATCGGCAGCGCCAAGCTGGGTTTGATGATCTGCTTCGACTGGATTTTTCCCGAATCCATGCGCTCTCTGGCCCTGCAAGGCGGCCAGATCATCTGCCACAGCGCCAACCTGGTAATGCCCTATTGCCAGGCAGCCATGGTCACCCGCTGCCTGGAGAATGGCGTATTCGCAATCACCGCCAACCGCGTGGGACACGATCGCCGCGGCGACCGATCTTTGCATTTCACCGGCCGAAGTCAGATCACGGACCCGCGCGGCCGGGTTATTGCCCGGGCAAGCAAGTTGATGGAGGAGGTGCTGGTCCGGGATATTGATCCCGGTCTGGCGGACGACAAATGGTTGA